In the genome of Polaribacter sp. MED152, one region contains:
- a CDS encoding outer membrane beta-barrel protein, which yields MKKIIFTLFLASSLLVNAQDDKGTFSLSGSVDVYHTSNLKSGSPGSVGILYGGSAVPNAFGLGMANTIFAYEKGKAGVVADLAFGPRANAANAYEGAINQLYAYYKPSEKITLTLGQFNTWYGYEVISPAGNFNYSVSYLFNAGPFSHTGFKLDYAASEDLSFMFALTNPHGLTSGANPSNDYQLGFQTGYKGQYFNLAYGSDGFGFTDVLYLDYTGGFDLSDSFFLGINAAYANSSDADAGYQGVALYLQNTFSDSFSLGFRPEFFKTTSGAGDANVSAFTLSGNIALTSALTIIPELRYDSSDDLIIPGFPTETSMTGATLAAVYSF from the coding sequence ATGAAAAAAATTATTTTCACTTTATTTTTAGCAAGTAGCTTGTTAGTAAATGCACAAGATGACAAAGGAACTTTTTCTTTAAGTGGTAGCGTAGATGTTTATCATACAAGCAATTTAAAAAGTGGTTCTCCAGGATCTGTTGGAATTCTTTATGGAGGTTCTGCAGTACCTAACGCATTTGGTTTAGGTATGGCCAACACAATATTTGCTTATGAAAAAGGAAAAGCGGGTGTTGTTGCAGATTTAGCTTTTGGTCCAAGAGCAAATGCAGCAAATGCTTACGAAGGAGCAATCAACCAATTGTACGCTTATTATAAGCCATCAGAAAAAATTACTTTAACATTAGGTCAGTTCAATACTTGGTATGGTTATGAAGTAATTTCTCCTGCAGGAAACTTCAACTACTCTGTTTCTTACTTATTTAATGCTGGTCCTTTCTCTCATACAGGATTTAAATTAGATTATGCAGCTTCAGAAGATTTATCTTTCATGTTTGCTTTAACTAATCCTCATGGTTTAACTTCTGGTGCAAACCCAAGTAACGATTACCAATTAGGTTTTCAAACAGGTTACAAAGGTCAGTACTTTAACTTAGCTTATGGTTCAGATGGTTTCGGTTTTACAGATGTATTATATTTAGATTATACAGGTGGTTTCGATTTATCTGATTCTTTCTTCTTAGGAATCAACGCTGCTTACGCAAATTCAAGCGATGCTGATGCTGGTTACCAAGGTGTAGCTTTATACTTACAAAATACATTCTCTGATTCTTTTTCTTTAGGATTTAGACCAGAATTTTTCAAAACTACTTCAGGAGCAGGAGATGCTAATGTATCTGCTTTTACTTTAAGTGGTAACATTGCTTTAACAAGCGCTTTAACTATTATTCCAGAATTAAGATATGATTCTTCAGATGATTTAATCATTCCTGGATTTCCAACTGAAACTAGTATGACAGGTGCAACTTTGGCTGCTGTTTACTCTTTCTAA
- a CDS encoding ammonium transporter, translating to MSLLLTLFQDTSEAAAVLEQVNGDMGMLWMLIAGILVFLMQAGFTLVESGMTRAKNAVNIAMKNLLDICVGSITFWLVGYSLMYGDTSNGWFFWSGLFQGEGADLFFQTMFAATTATIVSGAIAGRTKYTTYIIFSLVMTAIIYPISGGWEWNGGWLNDTDGLMPAEFIDFAGSSIVHSVGGWAALVAAFMVGPRIGKFVDGKVLPIPGHNQILATLGVFILWFGWFGFNGGSQLAWGGADATGASNVVLVTNLAAAAGGLGALITTWIWYGKPNLAQTLNGALAGLVSITAGCGNMTAGGAVLAGLIGGIIVVFSIEFIEKKLKIDDAIGAASVHGVAGAWGTLVIGLWGVDGDTGIGLFNGGGAAQLGAQAIGVLAYAVWAVVLSFIVLKILKVTMGLRVTKEVEIEGLDISEHGSIAYPGKRVREFDEDK from the coding sequence ATGAGTTTATTACTAACATTATTCCAAGACACTTCTGAAGCTGCTGCAGTTTTAGAACAAGTAAATGGAGATATGGGAATGCTATGGATGCTTATTGCTGGTATCTTAGTTTTCTTAATGCAGGCTGGTTTTACATTAGTAGAATCTGGTATGACAAGAGCAAAAAATGCAGTTAACATAGCAATGAAAAACTTGTTAGACATCTGTGTTGGATCAATAACTTTTTGGTTAGTTGGGTATTCTTTAATGTATGGAGATACTTCCAATGGATGGTTCTTCTGGAGTGGTTTATTCCAAGGTGAAGGAGCAGATCTATTCTTCCAAACAATGTTTGCTGCAACTACAGCTACAATTGTCTCTGGAGCAATAGCAGGTAGAACAAAGTATACAACATATATCATTTTCTCATTAGTAATGACTGCTATCATCTATCCTATTTCAGGTGGTTGGGAATGGAATGGTGGATGGTTAAATGATACAGATGGTTTAATGCCAGCTGAATTTATTGACTTTGCTGGTTCATCAATAGTACACTCTGTAGGTGGTTGGGCTGCTTTAGTAGCTGCATTTATGGTAGGACCAAGAATTGGAAAATTTGTTGACGGTAAAGTATTACCTATACCAGGTCACAATCAAATACTAGCAACTTTAGGGGTTTTTATTCTATGGTTTGGATGGTTTGGTTTTAATGGTGGATCTCAATTAGCTTGGGGTGGTGCTGATGCAACTGGAGCTTCAAATGTAGTTTTAGTAACAAACTTAGCTGCTGCAGCTGGTGGTTTAGGTGCATTAATTACCACTTGGATTTGGTATGGTAAACCTAATTTAGCACAAACGCTAAATGGTGCATTAGCTGGTTTAGTAAGTATAACTGCTGGTTGTGGTAACATGACTGCTGGAGGTGCAGTGCTTGCTGGATTAATTGGAGGTATTATTGTAGTATTCTCTATTGAGTTTATAGAAAAGAAATTAAAAATTGATGACGCAATTGGTGCAGCTTCTGTGCATGGTGTTGCTGGTGCTTGGGGAACTTTAGTAATAGGTCTTTGGGGTGTAGATGGTGATACTGGAATCGGACTTTTCAATGGCGGAGGTGCTGCTCAATTAGGAGCTCAAGCAATTGGAGTTTTAGCTTACGCAGTTTGGGCTGTTGTTCTATCTTTCATAGTTTTGAAAATCTTAAAAGTTACAATGGGATTACGTGTTACTAAAGAAGTAGAAATTGAAGGTTTAGATATTTCTGAACATGGTTCTATTGCTTACCCAGGTAAGAGAGTAAGAGAATTTGACGAAGACAAATAG
- a CDS encoding P-II family nitrogen regulator: MKKIEAIIRKSKFRNVKEALHEVGVNFFSYWDVTGLGNEKEGHVYRGVSYSTSDIQRRHIAIVVNDDFEQITIDTILKSAATGKVGDGKIFVSDINEAYRIRTGEKGGETLN; the protein is encoded by the coding sequence ATGAAGAAAATTGAAGCAATCATTAGAAAATCAAAATTTAGAAATGTAAAAGAAGCATTACACGAAGTAGGTGTCAATTTTTTCTCTTATTGGGATGTTACTGGTTTAGGTAACGAAAAAGAGGGGCATGTTTACAGAGGTGTAAGTTATAGTACAAGCGATATTCAAAGAAGACATATTGCAATAGTTGTTAATGATGATTTTGAACAAATTACAATTGATACAATTTTAAAATCAGCAGCTACAGGTAAAGTAGGTGATGGTAAAATATTTGTAAGCGATATTAACGAAGCTTATAGAATAAGAACTGGTGAAAAAGGAGGAGAAACATTAAATTAA